From the genome of Procambarus clarkii isolate CNS0578487 chromosome 66, FALCON_Pclarkii_2.0, whole genome shotgun sequence:
aaatgtagatgagaTTGAGCTCAAtaaactcaggaacctgtacaccagcagattgactgttgagagccgggaccgaagagccgaagctcaaccccccgcaagcacaattacgtgTGTACGCACACCACCCACCACGTCAACACACATACACTCCTCACGTGCATAGAGCACCATTTAAGGTACAGTTGCCGTCTATACTGAGAAAGTAACAGGACTCTCTCCCACACAGGACCTGTCCCGCCACCCAGCCGCAGAGTAACCCCCCGGGTGAGTGTTGTATTAATGTTGTATTAATGTTCTATTGATTTAGTTTGAAATTTATTCTCTGTCAGTGGATCCAACTGACCCTGCCTCTGCTTCCTCATGGATGGCACATCCATACATCCTTATGTCTGGATGGGCGGCACATCCATACATCCTTATGTCTGGATGGACGGCACATCCATACATCCTTATGTCTGGATGGACGGCACATTCATACATCCTTATGTCTGGATGGGCGGCACATCCATACATCCTTATGTCTGGATGGACGGCACATCCATACCTCCATATGTCTGGATGGACGGCACATCCATACCTCCATATGTCTGGATGGACGGCACATCCATACCTCCATATGTCTGGATGGGCGGCACATCCATACCTCCATATGTCTGGATGGGCGGCACATCCATACCTCCATATGTCTGGATGGGCGGCACATCCATACCTCCATATGTCTGGATGGACGGCACATCCATACCTCCATATGTCTGGATGGGCGGCACATCCATACCTCCATATGTCTGGATGGGCGGCACATCCATACCTCCATATGTCTGGATGGGCGGCACATCCATACATCCTTATGTCTGGATGGACGGCACATCCATACCTCCATATGTCTGGATGGGCGGCACATCCATACATCCTTATGTCTGGATGGGCGGCACATCCATACCTCCATATGTCTGGATGGGCGGCACATCCATACCTCCATATGTCTGGATGGGCGGCACATCCATACCTCCATATGTCTGGATGGACGGCACATCCATACCTCCATATGTCTGGATGGACGGCACATCCATACCTCCATATGTCTGGATGGACGGCACATCCATACCTCCATATGTCTGGATGGGCGGCACATCCATACCTCCATATGTCTGGATGGGCGGCACATCCATACCTCCATATGTCTGGATGGGCGGCACATCCATACCTCCATATGTCTGGATGGGCGGCACATCCATACCTCCATATGTCTGGATGGGCGGCACATCCATACCTCCATATGTCTGGATGGGCGGCACATCCATACCTCCATATGTCTGGATGGACGGCACATCCATACACCCATATGTCTGGATGGACGGCACATCGATCACTGTTTCTGTAGGGCAGACgtgaatctgtgtatttatgtatgaagGTTAGATTAACAttgtaaaagcactacaatcaccttccatGGTCGATTGTTCAATAAGTCACAtacctatatgtttaacacttctctaaccctgtccatggaggacacaagaaaatgtatatatgctggttagcattgtagatgtgtggccacgtttgtggtagaaaataataataaccaAAAACGGCTTTTTTTATAAAGTAAAGATTCCAGAGGTAGTGATCTGATGCCCAACAGGACGTTTGTGGTTCGCGGTTCGAAGCTCCGATTGTCCAAAAGATGGAtagaaatataatataatatataatataacataacttgaggttatcttgaggttatcttgagatgatttcggggctttagtgtccccgcggcccggtcctcgaccaggcctccacccccaggaagcagcccgtgacagctgactaacacccaggtacctattttactgctaggtaacaggggcatagggtgaaagaaactctgcccattgtttctcgccggcacctgggatcgaacccaggaccacaggatcacaagccccgcgtgctgtccgctcggccgaccggctccctatataaCATGTCATATAATTCCATTGCTATCGACCTTTCTAATACAACGTCAACAAGTTTGATCTATATCGGGTCCTTCTCCGAGGCTCATGGGAATTCACACACAGGAGTTGACagcgcgcagtactcgtaattctgtggccctgattcgattcccggaccaggtagaaataaatgggcaaagtttctttcaccctgaatacccctgttacctagcagtaaattggtacctgggagttagacagctgttacggagctgcttcctgtgtgtgtgtgtactcacctatttgtactcacctatttgtgcttgcaggatcgagcattgactcttggatcccgcctttccagctatcggttgtttacagcaatgactcctgtcccatttccctatcatacctaattttaaaagtatgaatagtatttgcttccacaacctgttccccaagtgcattccatttttccactactctcacgctaaaagaaaacttcctaacatctctgtgactcatctgagtttccagtttccacccatgtcccctcgttctgttattattacgtgtgaacatttcatctatttccactttgtcaattcccctgagtattttatatgtccctatcatatctcctctctcccttcttttctctagtgtcgtaaggttcagttccttcagacgctcttcatatcccatccctcgtaactctgggacaagcctcgtcgcaaacctctgaaccttcttcagtttctttgtgtttcttcaggtgggggctccatgatggcgcggcatactctaagacgggtctcacgtaggcagtgtaaagcgccctaaaaacctcctcatttaggtttctgaatgaagttctaattttcgccagtgtagagtacgctgctgtcgttatcctacttatatgtgcctcaggagttagattaggtgttacatccactcccaggtctctttctcgaatcgttacaggtaggctgttccccttcattgtgtactgtccctttggtctcctgtcacctgatcccatttccataactttacatttactactCCAGTAgcaatttccctgaccatctctgcaacctgttcaagtcctcttggaggatcctacaatcctcgtctgtcacaactcttctcattaattttgcgtcatccgcaaacattgacatgtatgattccactcctgtaaacatgtcatttacgtaaattagaaagaggattggtcccagcaccgatccttgaggtactccacttgttactgttcgccagtccgacttctcgccccttaccattaccctctgaaactgtgtatggagtcagcctccaccacatcacttcctaatgcattccatttgtcaaccactctgacactaaaaaagttctttctaatatctctgtggctcatttgggcactcagtttccacctgtgtcaacttgtgcgtgttccccttgtgttaaatagactgt
Proteins encoded in this window:
- the LOC138355231 gene encoding S-antigen protein-like, which codes for MDVPPIQTYGGMDVPPIQTYGGMDVPPIQTYGGMDVPSIQTYGGMDVPPIQTYGGMDVPPIQTYGGMDVPPIQTYGGMDVPSIQTYGGMDVPSIQTYGGMDVPSIQT